The following proteins are encoded in a genomic region of Magnolia sinica isolate HGM2019 chromosome 1, MsV1, whole genome shotgun sequence:
- the LOC131257128 gene encoding protein NDR1-like: protein MSLGRRCCRCGVGLLITLGLTGIFLWISLHSSKPTLKIVDFYVPALNKTASVSNATAGKPPRNTTILFILEINNKNKDAGIYYDALNVTFYCGKNHSFMGNVTVDSFYQGHKKTAKKKVALQVERRAFWEEVSQAVSNGTKVVFWVDLETRVRYKVMTWKTDHRTMRLEGEVQVNDTGTESKEDGVELHSRSAAHFCYLTPTWKSLAAVLLFFWVW, encoded by the coding sequence ATGTCCTTAGGTCGGAGATGCTGCCGGTGTGGCGTCGGTCTCCTCATTACTCTCGGCCTTACCGGTATCTTCTTGTGGATCAGTCTCCATTCCTCCAAACCTACCCTCAAAATTGTCGATTTTTACGTCCCTGCCCTCAACAAAACCGCCTCCGTATCCAACGCTACAGCCGGAAAACCACCCCGGAATACCACCATACTTTTCATCCTCGAGATCAATAACAAGAACAAGGACGCTGGAATTTACTACGATGCCCTCAATGTTACGTTTTATTGCGGAAAGAACCATTCTTTCATGGGGAACGTGACAGTGGATTCCTTTTACCAGGGGCATAAAAAGACGGCGAAAAAGAAAGTGGCTTTGCAGGTCGAGAGAAGGGCATTTTGGGAAGAGGTTTCTCAGGCGGTTTCGAATGGGACGAAGGTGGTTTTCTGGGTGGATTTGGAGACGCGGGTGAGGTATAAGGTGATGACGTGGAAGACTGACCACCGTACGATGAGGCTCGAAGGGGAAGTGCAAGTCAATGACACGGGAACGGAGTCAAAGGAGGATGGCGTAGAACTCCACTCGCGGTCGGCGGCGCACTTTTGCTATCTTACGCCTACTTGGAAAAGTCTCGCTGCTGTTCTTCTGTTCTTTTGGGTCTGGTAG